One segment of Rosa chinensis cultivar Old Blush chromosome 6, RchiOBHm-V2, whole genome shotgun sequence DNA contains the following:
- the LOC112170077 gene encoding neurofilament medium polypeptide isoform X2, whose product MAEVVEDSEAPLKKEEEERSDMESKILDAMRARIPHFKEQSDSLTFVNVRRVLEKDLGLEPSALDAHKGFVKEHLLKCLEGAGEDNTSKSSGQTDEKSLIKGEAADSIEGHESNKDMKETSSADEEKVEDSPASDLLTGHKTAKSKTEGSKSSTNKKAPTEAMIKLALGKRGSYIKANTEKLTMGELRRVLEKDLKLETYSLDPYKKFINQQLDEVLESCEDPEPVKNVKKNVKKPQRKTTPEEISEESSGPADSETDEEEDVVKPRKKSVTKGKMQNSDGLKKRKRLAKETNISGKKRIKSLKADSEEKSDAKDGGNVSEDEDSQSSAEKPVKKKEVSTPAYGKQVEHLRSVIKACGMSVPPSIYKKVKQVPENKREAHLIKELEDILGREGLSSSPTEKGI is encoded by the exons atggCGGAGGTGGTAGAAGACAGCGAGGCTCCtttgaagaaggaggaggaggagaggagcgATATGGAGTCGAAGATATTGGATGCTATGCGGGCACGAATCCCACACTTCAAGGAACAATCAGA TTCTTTGACCTTTGTGAATGTACGAAGAGTATTAGAGAAAGACTTGGGTTTGGAGCCATCTGCATTGGATGCGCACAAAGGATTTGTCAAGGAACATTTATTGAAG TGCTTAGAAGGCGCTGGTGAGGACAATACCTCAAAGAGTTCTGGGCAGACTGATGAAAAAAGTCTGATTAAAGGGGAAGCAGCAGATTCTATTGAAGGGCATGAATCGAATAAAGATATGAAAGAAACTAGCTCAGCAGATGAGGAGAAGGTCGAAGACTCTCCTGCATCGGATCTTCTAACAGGGCATAAAACAGCCAAATCAAAAACTGAGGGATCTAAAAGCTCCACCAACAAAAAGGCTCCAACTGAGGCTATGATAAAGTTAGCCCTTGGAAAAAGAGGTTCATATATCAAAGCTAATACCGA GAAGCTTACTATGGGTGAACTTCGTCGAGTTTTAGAGAAAGATCTTAAACTTGAGACATATAGTCTTGATCCTTACAAGAAGTTTATAAATCAGCAATTAGACGAG GTTTTAGAATCTTGTGAAGATCCTGAACCTGTCAAAAATGTTAAGAAAAATGTTAAGAAACCTCAGAGAAAAACAACTCCTGAGGAGATAAGTGAAGAGAGTTCTGGTCCTGCAGATAGTGAAActgatgaggaagaagatgtaGTGAAACCTAGAAAAAAAAGTGTTACAAAAGGTAAGATGCAGAATTCTGACGGGCTGAAGAAACGGAAAAGATTGGCAAAGGAGACCAACATCTCTGGAAAGAAGCGGATCAAGTCTCTTAAGGCAGATTCAGAGGAAAAAAGTGATGCAAAGGACGGTGGAAATGTGTCTGAAGATGAAGATTCTCAGTCATCTGCTGAAAAACCTGTGAAG AAGAAAGAAGTTTCAACACCTGCGTACGGTAAACAGGTGGAGCATCTAAGATCAGTTATCAAAGCTTGTGGAATGAG CGTTCCCCCCTCAATTTACAAGAAAGTCAAGCAGGTGCCTGAGAACAAACGTGAAGCTCACCTGATAAAGGAGTTAGAGGACATACTCGGTCGAGAAGGGTTATCTTCCAGTCCCACTGAGAAAG GGATCTAA
- the LOC112170080 gene encoding uncharacterized protein LOC112170080, with amino-acid sequence MGGHGAVEVAKTVLEVADVAWTAMEYGHHHLHHEHEHEHNEETKAGAISDEELEALRAENRRLRKSLEQNLKLLENLTESPTLLNDCPPDLYARLVATVNSENFLTRIKALQQKSVDCNHFPFKVATGSDLEEAEILINVDQKEPSWWVWVTEDMLPGNVEERSGIDNDSYVVVSEEHVVDGVADFMAKCIMSNPKAGNMTPEELQKIVAKAMGGVSKLEKVLGIWHAGKLFYALSTWGLALAGLYRTRAVIRLAAMGVHTTSKVLMRAM; translated from the exons ATGGGAGGACACGGAGCCGTAGAGGTCGCCAAGACGGTGCTGgaggttgctgacgtggcgtgGACGGCCATGGAGTACggccaccaccacctccaccacGAACACGAGCACGAGCACAACGAGGAAACCAAGGCCGGCGCGATTTCCGACGAGGAATTGGAGGCGCTGCGAGCTGAGAATCGGCGGCTGAGGAAATCTCTGGAGCAGAATCTCAAGCTGCTCGAGAACCTAACTGAATCGCCTACTCTATTGAACGATTGCCCTCCTGAC CTGTATGCCCGCCTTGTAGCTACGGTGAATTCTGAAAACTTCTTGACGAGAATTAAAGCTCTTCAGCAGAAATCTGTGGATTGCAATCACTTTCCTTTCAAGGTTGCTACAG GGAGTGATTTGGAGGAAGCTGAAATTCTCATCAATGTTGACCAGAAAGAACCGAGTTGGTGGGTTTGGGTGACGGAAGATATGCTTCCGGGGAATGTTGAGGAAAGGAGTGGAATCGACAATGATAGTTATGTGGTTGTTAGCGAGGAGCATGTGGTGGATGGGGTTGCAGATTTTATGGCCAAGTGTATTATGTCGAACCCTAAAGCTGGG AATATGACACCGGAGGAGTTGCAGAAAA TTGTAGCAAAAGCAATGGGTGGTGTGAGCAAATTGGAGAAGGTTTTGGGTATTTGGCATGCTGGGAAGCTGTTTTATGCCTTGTCCACCTGGGGACTTGCTCTAGCCGG GTTGTATAGGACCCGTGCTGTAATAAGGCTTGCCGCGATGGGGGTGCATACAACAAGCAAAGTGCTTATGAGGGCAATGTGA
- the LOC112170078 gene encoding general transcription and DNA repair factor IIH subunit TFB4: MASVPSKLYADDVSLLMVLLDTNPFFWSSSSLPFSKFLSHVLTFLNSILLLNQLNQVVVIATGYSSCSYIYDSTSAPSHGSDQGRMPALCSNLLQKLEEFVTEDEQLLKEASAEGTPSSLLSGSLSMALCYIQKVFRSGPMHPQPRILCLQGSSDGPDQYVAIMNAIFSAQRSMVPIDSCYMGSHNSAFLQQASYITGGVYLKPQQPDGLLQYLTTVFATDLHSRAFLQLPKSAGVDFRASCFCHKKTIDTGYICSVCLSIFCKHHKKCSTCGSVFGQAQSEVPSSTNRKRKASDT; this comes from the exons ATGGCTTCGGTCCCTTCAAAGCTCTATgccg ATGACGTCAGCCTTCTGATGGTTTTGTTAGACACCAACCCGTTCTTCTGGAGCTCATCTTCTCTCCCATTCTCCAAGTTCCTCTCCCAC GTGCTTACATTTTTGAATTCGATTTTACTGCTCAATCAGCTCAACCAAGTAGTGGTTATTGCTACCGGGTACAGTTCATGTAGCTACATCTACGATTCTACTTCGGCTCCGAGCCACGGCTCTGATCAAGGAAGAATGCCTGCGCTTTGCTCTAATTTGTTGCAGAAGCTGGAGGAATTTGTGACCGAAGATGAGCAATTGCTCAAGGAAGCCTCAGCCGAAGGGACTCCTTCTTCGCTGTTATCGGGGTCACTGTCAATGGCTCTATGCT ATATACAGAAGGTTTTTCGATCAGGACCAATGCATCCTCAACCCCGG ATTTTATGCTTGCAGGGATCGTCAGATGGACCTGACCA ATATGTTGCAATTATGAATGCAATATTTTCTGCACAGCGTTCAATG GTTCCTATAGACTCTTGCTATATGGGCTCTCATAACTCTGCCTTCCTACAGCAG GCTTCATACATTACTGGTGGTGTATATCTGAAGCCCCAACAACCAGATGGACTGCTTCAATATCTTACG ACAGTTTTTGCCACTGATTTGCATTCCCGAGCATTTTTACAGCTTCCCAAGTCTGCTGGAGTGGATTTTCGTGCTTC GTGCTTTTGCCATAAAAAAACAATAGACACAGGCTACATTTGTTCTGTGTGCTTGTCCATATTTTGCAAGCATCACAAGAAATGTTCAACTTGTGG GTCAGTATTTGGTCAAGCCCAGTCAGAAGTTCCCTCATCAACcaacagaaaaagaaaggcTTCAGACACCTGA
- the LOC112169212 gene encoding lysM domain-containing GPI-anchored protein 1, whose amino-acid sequence MQHPKPSYKTQSFIFFLWVLSNVLVLATSKSTIEPCSNSDSCNAMLGYKVYTELKVSEVASLFQVDPISILTANAIDISYPDVENHILPSDLFLKIPINCSCVDGIRKSVSTHYKTRPSDTLASIADSVYSGLVSADQIREANSISDPSVLDVGQTLVVPLPCTCFNGTDNSLPAIYLSYVVTPEDSLAGIAARYSTTLTDLMNVNAMGSSAVRASDIISIPLPACASNFPSYAADHGLIVPNGSYAITASHCLQCSCGPGSLNLYCEPASLAVSCSSMQCKNSNLMVGNITAQQTSAGCNVSSCNYGGFVNGSIITTLSTSLRPRCPGPQQFPPLKAPPTSVIRDATFAPAPAPQSDGSIAGAPQSTVPSTTSSSLPGLAPIGGPSGSSSAACSLVTPLTNLPSVVLLLLCVKFMMAIL is encoded by the exons ATGCAGCACCCAAAACCCTCTTACAAAACCCAgtccttcatttttttcctcTGGGTTTTAAGCAATGTACTTGTTCTCGCGACCTCAAAGTCCACAATCGAGCCCTGCTCGAACTCCGACTCCTGCAACGCTATGCTCGGCTACAAGGTCTACACCGAGCTCAAGGTCTCCGAAGTAGCTTCCCTCTTCCAGGTCGACCCCATCTCTATCCTCACCGCCAATGCCATCGACATTTCGTACCCCGACGTCGAAAACCACATTCTGCCCTCCGACCTCTTCCTCAAAATCCCAATCAACTGTTCCTGCGTCGACGGAATCCGAAAATCGGTGTCGACCCACTACAAGACCCGGCCCTCCGACACCTTGGCCTCCATTGCCGACTCGGTCTACTCCGGTTTGGTGTCGGCGGACCAGATTCGGGAGGCTAATTCGATTTCGGACCCATCGGTGCTGGATGTGGGACAGACGCTTGTGGTGCCTCTGCCGTGTACTTGCTTCAATGGGACGGATAATTCGTTGCCGGCGATTTACTTGTCGTATGTGGTGACCCCGGAGGACTCGCTGGCGGGGATTGCGGCCAGGTATTCGACTACGCTGACGGATTTGATGAATGTTAATGCCATGGGGAGCTCGGCTGTTAGGgcttctgatattatttcaattCCATTGCCTG CCTGTGCATCAAACTTTCCTAGCTATGCCGCAGATCACGGCTTGATTGTGCCCAACGGGAGCTATGCCATTACAGCAAGTCACTGCCTTCAATGCAGTTGTGGTCCTGGGAGTCTAAA TTTGTACTGTGAGCCTGCTTCATTAGCAGTTTCGTGTTCAAGCATGCAATGTAAAAACAGTAACCTCATGGTGGGCAACATCACAGCGCAGCAAACTAGTGCTGGTTGCAATGTTAGTTCTTGCAACTATGGTGGTTTCGTGAATGGCTCCATAATCACGAC GTTGTCCACATCTCTTCGGCCTCGCTGCCCAG GACCACAACAATTTCCACCGCTCAAAGCCCCACCCACTTCAGTAATCCGGGATGCAACATTTGCACCAGCACCCGCACCCCAGTCTGATGGCTCAATAGCAGGAGCACCCCAGTCTACGGTGCCTTCAACGACATCCAGTTCACTTCCAGGATTAGCGCCCATAGGTGGTCCTTCCGGGAGTTCTTCTGCTGCTTGCTCCTTGGTTACGCCATTGACCAATTTGCCAAGTGTAGTTTTGTTACTCTTGTGTGTCAAGTTCATGATGGCCATCTTATGA